DNA from Synechococcus sp. CBW1108:
GCGGCCGCACCAGCGGCGGAACCCCAGGGGTGGCCGTGGGTACCACCACCGAACTGCAGCACCGAGTCGTCGCCGAAGATGGCCACCAGAGCGGGCATGTGCCACACGTGGATGCCACCGGAGGCAACGGCGAAGACGCCGCCCATGGAACCCCAGTCTTGGTCGAAGAAGTTGCCGCGGCTGCGGTCTTCGGGGACGAAGGATTCACGCAGTTGGTCGATATAGCCGAGGGTCGACTGGCGGTCGCCCTCCAGCTTGCCAACCACCGTGCCGGTGTGCAGCTGGTCACCACCAGAGAGACGCAGGCACTTGGCCAACACTCGGAAGTGAATACCGTGCTTGGGATGGCGGTCAATCACAGCGTGCATGGCACGGTGAATGTGCAGCAGCATGCCGTTCTTACGGCACCACTTGGCTAGACCGGTGTTAGCGGTAAAGCCCCCAGTGATGTAGTCGTGCATGATGATGGGCTGGCCCAGTTCCTTAGCGAACTCGGCACGCTCATACATCTCCTCAGGAGTTGCGGCGGTGCAGTTGAGGTAGTGACCCTTCTTTTCGCCGGTTTCTTGCTGCGCCAGGTTGGTAGCTTCAGCAACGAACTCGAAACGATTCTGCCAACGCTGGAACGGTTGGGAGTTGATGTTCTCGTCATCCTTGGTGAAATCGAGACCACCGCGGAGGCACTCATACACCACCCGGCCGTAGTTTTTACCGCTCAGGCCGAGTTTCGGCTTGATGGTGCAACCCAGCAGGGGGCGACCGTACTTGTTCATGCGGTCGCGCTCAACCACGATGCCGTTCGGAGGACCCATGCAGGTCTTGATGAACGCCATCGGGAAGCGGATGTCCTCGAGACGCAGATTGCGCAGCGCCTTGAAGCCAAACACGTTGCCAACCAGGGAGGTCAACACGTTGGTGATTGAGCCTTCCTCAAACAGATCGAGGGGATAGGCAATGAAGGCGTAGAAGGCTTCCTTGTCGCCAGGAACGTCTTCGATGCGATAGCAGCGGCCTTTGTAAAAGTCGAGATCGGTGAGGAGCTCGGACCAGACGGTGGACCAAGTGCCGGTAGAGGATTCAGCTGCCACAGCGGCAGCCACTTCTTCCTTGGGAACACCTTCCTGTCCGGTGCACTTGAAGCAGGCCAGCAGGTCGGTATCTAGGGGGACGTAGTCAGGAGTCCAATACGTGTCGCGGTACTCCTTGACCCCGGCGTCGTACTTCTTGCTCATGGAGTTTCTCCGGTGGGGGCGGGTAGGGGATTGAGGTTGATCAGCGCTTCAGACGCTTTCTGGCTCAGTCCTTCTGACCGGCGTAGTTGCCGTTGCCCAGGGCAGGCTCCACTTCGCGGTGGGGCCTGGCGATGATGTGGGCTGCCACGAGGCCGTCGCCGACGCGCTCGCAGGCATCAGCCCCGGCGCGAACAGCTGCGTTAACTGCGCCGGTTTCGCCGCGCACCATGACGGTGACGTAGCCGCCGCCAACGAATTCACGACCGATCAGGCGCACTTCGGCGGCCTTGGTCATGGCGTCAGCCGCCTCGATCGCGGGGACCAGACCCCGGGTTTCAATCATGCCGAGGGCGATGCCCATGGTTTCAGTTGCCATTACCTGCTCCTGGAGGAGGGGGGTGGAATGTTCGCTCGCAACCATGGTCGGCAGGCAAACCCCCCGTCAAGCCATTTACCCATCTCCTGCCATCACTCTTAGCCCAGCGTCAGATAAGCCAAGCTGATCAGTGCAACACAAAACGTTAGGCAATGCTTGCCACTCCAGTGACGGCAGGGGTTCTGCCGAGTCCGCTCAGAGCGCTTCTGCCTCGGCCACGAAGGCCACACCGCCGTAGTAATCGAGCAAAGGCTGGATCCCCTGGCGCAATTTAGGCAGAACTTCCTCTGGACAAAACACGATCACATGGGCGTTGGCCCCCAGGCCGCTGAAGTCCATGGAGTCGGAAACCAGGCCATGGGGCCCCTTGCCAGTGACGTGTTTCAGCACCGAATAGCCCGGCGCTCCGGCCGCATCAATTGCCTTGATCACCGCGTCGAGCTCCCTTTCGCTCAGGATCAGATCCACACGTTTCATGGCTCAGCCTGGGTAGGGAAGGAAGGTGTTGACCAGGGTCATGTAGAGCGGAATTCCCACAATGATGTTGAAGGGGAACGTGACCCCAAGCGCCATGGAGATGTAGAGGCTGGGGTTGGCCTCAGGCACGGTCATTCGCATTGCGGCCGGCACGGCGATGTAGGAGGCACTCGCACACAGCACCACAAACAACAGGGCATTGCCAGGCTCCAGCCCCAGTCCCTTGGAGATCAGAACCCCCACCAAGGAGTTGAACAGGGGCATCACTATGGAAAAGCCCACCAGAAAAGCTCCCGCTTCGCGCAGATCGCGGATGCGCTGGGCCGCCACGATGCCCATGTCCAGCAGGAAAAAGCTAAGGGCTCCGTAGAACAGCTGCTCGCTGAAGGGCAGCATTTTGGCCACGCTGGCGGGGCTGTAGGCCGCAACAAGCAGGCCGATCACCAGGCTGCCCACCAACAACAGCACTGAGCTGTTGAGGGATGCCTCCCGAAGCAACTCTTGCCAGCGCATTTCCTTGGCATCGGGGCGCCGCTGGGGGGAAGCCAGCTTGACCAGCAACAGTCCCACAATGATGGCGGGAGATTCCATCAGGGCCAGGGCCGCCACCATGAAGCCGTCAAAGGGCAGCTTCTGGGTTTCCAGAAAACCCTCGGCGGTGATGAAGGTCACCGCACTGATGGAGCCGTAGGTGGCCGCAATGGCGGCGGCATTGAAGCCATCGAAGCGCAGCTTCAACAGCAGAAAGCTGTAGACCGGCACCAGCAGAGACATCGCCACGGCGGCCGCAATGGTGGGCAGTACCTGGCCGCCCAGACCGCTGTGTTGCAATTCGAGCCCCCCTTTGAAGCCGATCGCCAGCAACAGGTAGAGGGAGAAGAGCTTGGGTAGGGGCGCGGGGATTTCCAGGTCGGAACCCACCAGCACCGCAATCACACCTAGAAAAAAGAACAGAACCGGAGGGGAGAGCAGGTTCTGCAGGATCAAGCTCGAGTCCATTGGCAAAACTCCGGCTTGATCACCTGAAATGGCGATCAGTTGCAACGCTAATCCCCACCAAACCCGGTGGTCCAAGTGGGCCGCCCCCTGTCAGGGGCCGAACAAAAAGCTGTCATTGCCCAGGGCTTTTAGGCTTATTTACCTAATGTTGCAGGCGGAACCGGCACCCCTGGAGTTCTCCGGGGGGTGGAATGTTCAACCCGGCCGGTTCCCCACTCCTGGAGCGCCCCTGGGTTCATGCACGGGGCCTCTGGGCCAGAATGGCGCCTCTCCTGGGGACCGTGGATGCCAGCTTTGGTGATCGCCAGCGGCAACCCCCACAAGGTGGCCGAAATCGGTGCCATGCTCGAGCTTGTTGAGCTGGAAGTGTTGCCCCAGCCAGCGGGGCTGGAAATTGAGGAAACGGGCTCCACCTACCTCGACAACGCGAGGATCAAGGCCCAGGCAGTGGCCAGACTCACCGGCCAGTGGGCCCTGGCGGACGACTCCGGCATCGAGGTGGATGCCCTGGGCGGCGCACCCGGAATTTTTTCGGCCCGTTACGCCCCCACCGACCACGAACGCATTCATCGCCTGTTGCACGAACTGGGCGACTCCCTCTACCGGGGGGCCAGTTTCCGCAGTGCGATGGTGCTGGCCGATCCCTCCGGAGCCAGCCGCGCCGAAGCAGAGGGCATCTGCAGGGGTTCAATCCTGCGCCAACCCCAGGGCCATGGCAGTGGCTACGACAGTCTGCTCTTCGTGCGCGAGGCTGGCAGCTCCTATGCCCAGATGGGCCCCCACTTGAGAAGCAAATTCGGCAGCCGCGGTAAGGCAGCGAGGTTGCTCGCCCCGGCGCTGCGGCGGCTCCTGGGGATTCGAGGCTGAGCTGGATTAGCTCAGCTGGCACCCCTCAGCTGGCACTCCCTCAGCTGGCACTGTTGTTGATGTGGTTGATGGCCCGCATCGCCGCGGCGGCGGCCTCTTCCACATCGCCTTCGCGGCCCGCCAGGGTGAGGCGACCAAAGGCGCCCACGGCCTTGACATCGACCACCGTGATGTTGGAGCCCTTTTCGGCCTCATTGGCGGCGATCAGCACGTAGCCGGCGGGCTCGGTTTCCAGGATGAACATGCTCATGCCGGCCTGGATCATCGAGCCGCGGCGGTTCTGACGGTTGATCAACACCGCATGGTCGGGGGTGATGGCACGGATGATCTCTGTCCAGCTCACCTCGCAACGGCTGCGCTGCTCCACCCGGCTGCCGATCGCCTCGAGCACCACATCGCCCGAGTGGAGCACATTGCTCTGGTCACGGTGATAGAGGGCCAGCGAGCCGAAGGCCCGCTCCACGATCATCTGGCCGAGGCGCACGGTGCTCGCCTTGAGGGCGATGTCGGTGACCCGGTGCACCGCCATGCCGGGCGACACTTCGAGCCAGAGACAGGCGTCGCCGGGGATCGGCAGGAAGCCCTGGCTCACGGTGCCCATGTAGGCGGCCAGCTGGGGCTGGAGTGAATCCAGAAAGACGTAGGTGCGCAGCTCGATCGACTGCACCTGGCTCGACTGGCGGGCCAGGCGGGAGCCTTCGCTGTCGGTGGTGATCACGCAGCTGGCGCCGGAGCTGCCGCTATCCAACTGGGTGCCGGTGACCAAGGATCCAGAACGGGGGCCCGCAGGTACCGAAACCCTGCCCGTGCCCGTTACAGATGCCGACGCTCCTTCCCGTCTCCGGCGCAGGGCCAGTTCTTCTCGAGATGGCTGGCGAGCGGGCAAGGGTCCTGCGGGCAGCTTGCCCTTTCAGCTGGGCAGCCGCGCCGGGATCTTAACCCTGAGCCCGGTTACACCCTTGCCCATTGTTGCGGAGCCGGTAGGGTCCGGCCAACGTTGATGGGACGTTCATGACCAGCCGACAGCAAGCCGCCAGCACCGCCGCTGCCACAACCAGCCCGGCCCCGCTCCCAGAGTGGATGGCCGAAGCCGCGGCCCAGGGGGTGAAACCGGAGCAGGCCCTGGCCTTTATCGGCCTGGGTTTGATGCAGAAAATGGCGGGATCCGGCAACGACCTGCCCTGGATCTGGGCAGACTCTGATGATGGGGGCCGGGCCGATCTGGCAGCCCTGCGTCAGCGCCTCGAACTCACCCAGCTGGCACTCCAGACCGGTGCCCCCCTGACCACGGCCGAGGTCAGCCAGTTGCTAGGCGTACGCCCTACCAGTGAGAGCGTGGAACGGGCTGGAATCAGGGCTCGCCGCCTCAGCCGCAATGTCTGGAAGCTGGCTAGGGCCGAAGGGGGCGATTCCCGCAGTGACGATGCCTTCCGGCGCCGTTTCTGAGCCCCAGCACGCCCCCGGGGGCAGCAGCGTCAAGCCAGCCCGACGAGCTTCATGGATTCCTCCCACATGGCCTGGGCCGTATCCGGATTGCTGGCTTTATCGGAGAGTTCCTGGCTGAACTGCTTCCCCCCCTGCTTCTGACGGTTACCCCAGCTCCAGTGCACCCCGGAAGAACTGAAGGCTGGATCGGCTACCACCTGGGCCACCCTTTCGCCGGCCTGGGCCTGGCTCACGTAGCCGCCGGTGATTTTTTTCTGGAACCAGGGGAAAATCCTCTGGAAGGCCTGTGGGGCATGGCGGAAAAGGGGGGAGTCGGCCACACAGCCCGGATACAGCGAACTGAACACGATGCCGGTGCTGCCATGCAGACGGCGATGCAGCTCCTGGGTGGTGATCATGTTGCAGAGCTTGCTGTCCTTGTAGGCCTTGCCTGGCTTGAAGGGCTTGCCGTTGGCCATGGCGATCGGGGCCTGGAAGCCGGCTTTAAAGCCGGCGAGGTCGCCCAGATCGGCGGAAGCCGGGATCGGGATCTTGCCGCCTAGCTCCTTTGAATTGGCCGTCACCGTGCCCAGGATCACCACCCGGCGGGAGGGGTGGCTGGAGCGCTCCAGATCAGGCAGGAGGAGGTGGATCAGCAGGAATTGGCCCAGATGGTTGGTGGCCATCGAGATCTCGTAGCCCTGGGGGGAGCGCTCAGGCTGCTCCAGCCTGGGCTTGTAGACGGCCGCATTGATCACCAGCGCATCGAGGGGGCGTCCCAGGGAAGCCACCAGGGTTTCCGCCCCAGCCCGCACACTGTCTAGATCGGCCAGATCAAATCTCAGATGGCTGAGCTGGGCCGAGGGGATAGCCAGACTGTCGGCGGCAGCTGCCGCCCTGACCGGATCCCGGTTGGCGGTCACCACCTGCCAGCCCCGATCGGCAAGGGCCTTAGTGGCATGGAGTCCGACTCCAGAGGTGGTGCCGGTGATCAGAACCGTTCCGGCGCCAACTGCTTCAGCCATCAAACCCGGAGACAAAACGGGATCCAACCTAGGGGCTGGGGCGGGCCTGCTCAGGGTTGTTCCACACCACACGGAGCCGGTTCGGGGCGATCCACTGGCTCTGTTCCCGGATCAGGCGCTGCTCCCCCTCCAACATGAACATCTGGTCAAAGCGTTCCCTTGCCTTCAGCAGCTTGGTCTGCTCGAGTTCGAGCACGGCAGCGAGCTCGCCCTGGCGCTCCATCCGCTCCTGGTAAGCCGAGGTAAGGCGCGCCAGGCTGATGCCGGCCACAACCACCAGGCCCAGCTTCACGGCCACGGCAATCAGGCTGCAGAGGAGTTCCTGGCGCTCCAGTGAGAGGCCATGTAAGGCGGCAGTTTCGCCCCCTGAAACAACCTTCACAGCGGGTTGCTGTTCACGCCTGGATGCTGGCGCAGGCCTAGATGGGGGCGCAGGCCTGGACACTTGCCGCATGCCGAGAAAAGCAATCCTTTAGGGACACAATTCTTCTAGCGGCAATGGCTCCCCTTGGCAATGGCTCCTAAGGGAACTCAGGCCTTGTAGAGCGAGAAGCAGAGACGCACGGCCAGCACCCCCGCATGGGCTGCCACCACCAGGGCAATCAGCACTTCGGCCAGGCTGAGGGTGGAAACCATGATGGCTGGAATCAACGGGATATCCCATTCTTTGCCCATCGGTGGCTACGGTCCAGCGGCGCCCGCCCTGCTGTCACAGCTCTTGATGGCTCCGACCTGCTAATGCCCGTGGAGATCTCCGAGCAACAGATCCGCACCCTCGATCTCGCCCCGCTTCAACCCTGGGCAAGCCTCGATCCGGCAGCCCTGGTGCAACGGGCCGGATCCCTCGAACTCAACTTCGATTGGCCCCAGGCCGCAGACGATCCCCGCGAACTCTCTGAGATCGCCGAACTGCGGCTCTGGTCCCTGCGGGCCGATGCGGAATATCCCTGGTTGCCCCTGGTGCTGGAACGCGGCAGTGGCCAGCTCACCCGACATGGGGCCATGCTGCTGCCCCACCAGTTCAGTCGCACCGAGGGGATCCGCTTTGCCCCCGAGGCCCTTGAACTGTGGATGACCCATCGCCTGTTCGGCCTCGATGCCTGGGCCCGATCCCACAACCTGGGCATCCGCCAGGGGCTCACCCAGATGGCTGCGGTGCTGGGATTCGAGCTCGATGCCCAGTTCTGGAATTACTTACCGCCGGTCTGAGCTCTGGCCAACTCCCCGGGGGCTGGGCCCAGGATCAGCCAGTCGGCCCAAGCAACAGCTGCAGGGCGTGGCCTCCGCTCTGGAGCCCTAGGACCATCGTGAGGGCCCGCAACATCCAGACCAGGTAGACCCCACTGACCCGATCCAAGCGGGCGGCGGACCAGCGGGCGGCCAGGGCGGCCGTAGCCCCCAGGGCAAGGCCAATGGGCAGCAGGGCCCGGCCGTCCCTGAAGAAGGTGGTTGAAGCCACCGTGGCGGAAACCAGCACAGCCAGGCCGCTGAAGCGAATGGCCAGGTGGATGGGCACCCGCAGGAACCTCACCATCAGGGGCACCATCACCAGGCCGCCGCCGATGCCGAGCATGCCCGTAGCCAATCCCGCCATCCATCCCACGGCGGAAAGGCCCGGCAGGTTGGGGGGGGATTCGCCCCCAACCTCGGGGGGCCCATGGGGCTGAATGGTGGCTGTCAGCACGGCGTACATCAGCGCCTGCAGGGCCAACAGTTGCCAGCCCTGCACCCCCAGGCTCACCCGGCTGAACAGGCCCGCACCGAGGCCGGCCCCAATGGCAATCGCCAGGGCGGAGCGCCAGGGAAGGCTGCGGTTGGCCAGGTGCGTCCAGGTGGACCCGAGGGTGGTGGGCACGATCGCCAGGGTGCTGGTGGCAAGGGCCTGGTGCGGTTCCAGCCCCGCCAGCAAGAGCATGGGGGCGAACACCAGCCCCCCGCCAATACCCAGCAGACCAGACAGCAGCCCAGCCAGCAACCCCAGGGGGAGATAGGGCAACAGGCTCCACAACATCCTGGCAATCTGGGGTGATGGCGGCTCCTTCAGCATCCCCCATGCCGCCCCTGAGGCTGCTGCCCAGCACCTGCCGGAGCGGGGCCTGGCAGATGGCCACCGATGCCTGGTTGCTGGAGCAAGCTGCGCCCAGCTTTCGCCTCTACAGCTGGCAGCGTCCAACCCTGTCGCTGGGATTTCACCAGGGCAAGGTGGAAGCCCACTGGAGCGAACTGGCCAGCGCCGGGGTAATCGATCTGGTGCGCCGGCCCAGCGGCGGCAGGGCAGTCCTCCATGCCGGCGAGATCACCTATGGCCTGGTCTGGCCCGGGGCGCCACTGGGGCGCAAGCGGGCCTATGGGCTGGCGTGCCGCTGGCTGCTGGAGGCCTTTGCCCAGCTGGGCCACCCCCTGAAACCGGGCAGCCAAGCCAGCGCGATGCAGCCCAGCAACTGTTTTGCCTCAGGCACCGCCGCAGACCTGGTCGACGCCGATGGGGCCAAGCGCATCGGCAGCGCCCAGCTCTGGCGCAGGGGCTGCCTGCTCCAGCACGGCTCGATCCTGGTCGAGCCAGCAGATGGGCTCTGGCAGCAGGTATTCAACGCCCCGCCTCCCCGGCTGGCCAGGCTGCCCCTAGGGGGCTCCGCCCTGCAAAGTCTGCTGATCCGATCGGCCCTGACCTGGCTGCCAACAGCCGGCTCAGGATGGACTGAAGGGGCCCTCAGCGGCGCTGAGCTCGCCGCCATCGGAGCCCGCCTGGGGCCTTACACGGAGGGGCTACCTATTGGCAGGGCAGGGGCTTCGCCGGAGGCTTCACCGGAGGCCAGCATCGATCGCACCACCTGGGGCAGGGCCAGGCCTAGCGGGTAGGTGCCTTGGCGCCGAGCTGCCTCGAGCAGGGGGGCAGGCAGCTTTAATCCCATCTTGACGAGCACGGCCTCCCCGAGTTCAGGCCGCTCGATCGTGCCGCAGGGCAGGCCGGCGGGGCTGAACACCAGCAGGCGGTCGCGGTCGCTGGCTTCGAGTTGTTGCACCGCCTGCCAGAGCGGGGCTGAGTCCCGAATCGAAGGAAGGCTGTCCAGGGGCTGGATGTGGTCACCGATGCGATCGCTATCCCAGCGCTGTACAGGGAGCTGCTGCAGCGGGGTGTCGTCAATGACCCCCTGCCAGCGGCCGCGATCGCAGACCAGCAGCCAGTCGCCCTGGCCGGCGTCACTGGCCTGGGCCAGGCGGATCCTGCTCAGCTCCCGCAGGGGGCCGGAGGCCTCAAGCACCCGAAAACGACGACCTGCCGCATCCCGCACCTTGAGCTCATTGAGGGTGCGCTGCAGCACCAGCATCTGGCGCTGGTTGCGGGATGCACCCAGGCCAAACCAGCCCAGCAGCATCAACCAGGCCCCACTGAGCCCCGCCCCTCGCAGCAGCAGCACCGTGCCCAGGCCGATGGCAAAAAGGGACAGGATGCGGCCGGATTGGTTGGCTACCTCCACGCCCCGCCTTTGGCTGCCACTGATCTGCCACACCAGGGCCTTGACGATCAGGCCGCCGTCGAGGGGCAGACCGGGCAGCAGATTGAACAGGGCCAGCACCAGGTTGAGGCTGCCGAGCTGGGCAACCATCGCCCCCAGCAGCGGCGAGAGATGGTCTGCAGCGTGGGTAGCGGCCAGTAGACCCATGCCCAGCAGAAGGCTGACGGCCGGCCCCGCTGCAGCGACCAGCAGGGCCCCTCGGGCCGTGCTGCATTCCCGCTCCACGCTGGCCACCCCCCCCAGCAGAAACAGGGTGATGCTGCTGACCTGAACGCCCTGGGTCAGGGCCACCAGGGAATGGCCCAGTTCGTGCAGGAGAACTGAGACGAACAGCAGGAGGGCCGTCAGCAGACCCAGGGCCCAGAGGACGCCAGCACTGACGGGATCCTTGAGGCTCAGGCTGTATTGCTGCTGGAAGGCCGCGGTGGCAAGCACCAGGATCACAAACCAACTCGGATGGATGCGCAGAGGAATCCCGCGGATCTTGAACAGCTGCCAGCCCTCTCCCACGGCCCCTCCACCGGCACGACAACCGGGCCAGGCCCGCCATCAGATAGCTGATCCTAAAAAGGTGGCATGCCAGATGCCCACCCATGCCCCGCCCCCGGCTCAAGATCTGCGGACTGCGGCAGCCGGCCCAGGCCGCAGCAGTCGCCCTTCTGGGCGCCGATGCCATCGGCGTGATCGGCGTGGCAGGGTCGCCTCGATACGTAGATCCGGCCGAACGGCAGGCCCTGTTTGCCGCCGTGCAGGCCGCAGCCCCCGGCTGCCAGCGGGTGTTGGTGGTGGCCGATCCCGATGGGGCCACGCTGGAGCAGCTGGGGACGGACAGGGGGCATGGGATTCTCCAGCTGCACGGTTCGGAGAGCCCGCAGCGCTGCCGGGAGCTGGGCGAAAAACTGGGCTGCGAGCTCTGGAAAGCCCTGCGCATCCGCGGCCCGGAGGATCTGCAGCAGGCAGCCGCCTACGCGGAGGTGGTCGATGCCCTGCTACTCGATGCCTGGCTACCTGACCAGCTCGGTGGGACGGGCCATCCCATCCCGATTGACTGGCTGGATCAGTTTCAGCCGCCCCTGCCCTGGTGGCTGGCGGGGGGCATTCGCGCCGACCGGGTCGCGCCGGTGCTGGCCCGGCTGAGCCCCACTGGCCTCGATGCCTCCAGTGGCGTGGAGCGCAGGCCTGGCGACAAGGACCTCGAGCTTGTAGCGGAGCTGGTTGGCGCCCTCGGCGCAGCTGGCTGAGAAGGCCTTTTGACGCCAAAATCAGCTGGACATTTCCCTCTGCTGATGGGTCCCTGCCCTGGACAACAAAGCCAACGCCAGCTGGGCCTGGGCGGCTGCCTGGCCCTGGTGCTGGCCTGGATGCCGGTCTGGATGCCGGCCTGGATACCGGAAGGGGTGGCGGCCCAGGACCTGGTGGGCTGCCAGCTGGTGGATGGCCAGCTCTCCTGCGTGCCTGGGGTCAGTGCCGATCCCCAGGCCCAGATCCAGGCCCTACGTCAGCAGATCTCCAGCGATCTGCAGCTGGAAAGCGCCGTTCAGCAGCAGATCAACGGATTGGAGCAGCTGGCGCTCCAGGGTAAGGCCATCGCGGGTCAGGTGCTGCAGGCCACGGCCTTGGCGGACGCGCTGGCGGCCCTGCCTCCCCAGGCCTTCCACTGGTACCGGCGCAGCCCGGGCAGCAGCCAATGGCTGCTGATCGTGGAGGCGTCCGGACCCAGCTATGTCCTCCAGCCCCAGGATGTTTCAGCCGAAGTGATGCTGGTGGTGGCTGTCTCTCCGGCCGGTGCCCCGGCCCAACGCCAGGCTTCCCGACCTGTGGGGCCGGTGCTCCCGGCTCCCTAAGGGCAGGCGCCCGGCCGAAGAAATTTGCTTAGCCAGGGGAGAGGGGATTGCTCGTTAGTAGAGCAAAGATTCCTGCTGTTTGACGAGTTCAAAAAATTCAGCCTTGAGGCTGGGATCGGCCCGGAAATCACCGCGAACCACGGAATTGACCATGCTGGTTTGCGGTTCCTTGACACCGCGCCACTTCATACAAAAGTGCTGAGCCTTTACCAGAATGGCCAGACCTTGAGGCTCACAGAGCCTTTCGATTTCATCTGCCAGAATCATCACGGCCTCCTCTTGAATGTGGGGCCGGGAAAAGACCCAGTCAGCCACCCGTGAAAATTTGGATAGGCCGATAACCCTCTCCCCGGGCTTGATTCCGATCCAGCAGTTGCCAAGGATGGGAACCAGGTGATGGGAGCAGGCTGAGCGCACGGAGATGGGCCCAACCGTGTAGATTTCATCAAGCTTTTTAACGTTTGGGAAACTAGCGATCTTGGGCTGTTCGTGATATCTGCCCTTGAAGACCTCATGGAGGTACATCCTGGCGACGCGTTC
Protein-coding regions in this window:
- a CDS encoding sulfite exporter TauE/SafE family protein, with product MPYLPLGLLAGLLSGLLGIGGGLVFAPMLLLAGLEPHQALATSTLAIVPTTLGSTWTHLANRSLPWRSALAIAIGAGLGAGLFSRVSLGVQGWQLLALQALMYAVLTATIQPHGPPEVGGESPPNLPGLSAVGWMAGLATGMLGIGGGLVMVPLMVRFLRVPIHLAIRFSGLAVLVSATVASTTFFRDGRALLPIGLALGATAALAARWSAARLDRVSGVYLVWMLRALTMVLGLQSGGHALQLLLGPTG
- a CDS encoding non-canonical purine NTP pyrophosphatase, with the protein product MPALVIASGNPHKVAEIGAMLELVELEVLPQPAGLEIEETGSTYLDNARIKAQAVARLTGQWALADDSGIEVDALGGAPGIFSARYAPTDHERIHRLLHELGDSLYRGASFRSAMVLADPSGASRAEAEGICRGSILRQPQGHGSGYDSLLFVREAGSSYAQMGPHLRSKFGSRGKAARLLAPALRRLLGIRG
- a CDS encoding CRR6 family NdhI maturation factor yields the protein MPVEISEQQIRTLDLAPLQPWASLDPAALVQRAGSLELNFDWPQAADDPRELSEIAELRLWSLRADAEYPWLPLVLERGSGQLTRHGAMLLPHQFSRTEGIRFAPEALELWMTHRLFGLDAWARSHNLGIRQGLTQMAAVLGFELDAQFWNYLPPV
- a CDS encoding protochlorophyllide reductase, with the protein product MAEAVGAGTVLITGTTSGVGLHATKALADRGWQVVTANRDPVRAAAAADSLAIPSAQLSHLRFDLADLDSVRAGAETLVASLGRPLDALVINAAVYKPRLEQPERSPQGYEISMATNHLGQFLLIHLLLPDLERSSHPSRRVVILGTVTANSKELGGKIPIPASADLGDLAGFKAGFQAPIAMANGKPFKPGKAYKDSKLCNMITTQELHRRLHGSTGIVFSSLYPGCVADSPLFRHAPQAFQRIFPWFQKKITGGYVSQAQAGERVAQVVADPAFSSSGVHWSWGNRQKQGGKQFSQELSDKASNPDTAQAMWEESMKLVGLA
- a CDS encoding sodium-dependent bicarbonate transport family permease, with the translated sequence MDSSLILQNLLSPPVLFFFLGVIAVLVGSDLEIPAPLPKLFSLYLLLAIGFKGGLELQHSGLGGQVLPTIAAAVAMSLLVPVYSFLLLKLRFDGFNAAAIAATYGSISAVTFITAEGFLETQKLPFDGFMVAALALMESPAIIVGLLLVKLASPQRRPDAKEMRWQELLREASLNSSVLLLVGSLVIGLLVAAYSPASVAKMLPFSEQLFYGALSFFLLDMGIVAAQRIRDLREAGAFLVGFSIVMPLFNSLVGVLISKGLGLEPGNALLFVVLCASASYIAVPAAMRMTVPEANPSLYISMALGVTFPFNIIVGIPLYMTLVNTFLPYPG
- a CDS encoding form I ribulose bisphosphate carboxylase large subunit, whose protein sequence is MSKKYDAGVKEYRDTYWTPDYVPLDTDLLACFKCTGQEGVPKEEVAAAVAAESSTGTWSTVWSELLTDLDFYKGRCYRIEDVPGDKEAFYAFIAYPLDLFEEGSITNVLTSLVGNVFGFKALRNLRLEDIRFPMAFIKTCMGPPNGIVVERDRMNKYGRPLLGCTIKPKLGLSGKNYGRVVYECLRGGLDFTKDDENINSQPFQRWQNRFEFVAEATNLAQQETGEKKGHYLNCTAATPEEMYERAEFAKELGQPIIMHDYITGGFTANTGLAKWCRKNGMLLHIHRAMHAVIDRHPKHGIHFRVLAKCLRLSGGDQLHTGTVVGKLEGDRQSTLGYIDQLRESFVPEDRSRGNFFDQDWGSMGGVFAVASGGIHVWHMPALVAIFGDDSVLQFGGGTHGHPWGSAAGAAANRVALEACVKARNAGREIEIEGRDILLEAAKHSPELAIALETWKEIKFEFDTVDKLDVN
- a CDS encoding BMC domain-containing protein; translated protein: MATETMGIALGMIETRGLVPAIEAADAMTKAAEVRLIGREFVGGGYVTVMVRGETGAVNAAVRAGADACERVGDGLVAAHIIARPHREVEPALGNGNYAGQKD
- a CDS encoding BMC domain-containing protein; this translates as MVTGTQLDSGSSGASCVITTDSEGSRLARQSSQVQSIELRTYVFLDSLQPQLAAYMGTVSQGFLPIPGDACLWLEVSPGMAVHRVTDIALKASTVRLGQMIVERAFGSLALYHRDQSNVLHSGDVVLEAIGSRVEQRSRCEVSWTEIIRAITPDHAVLINRQNRRGSMIQAGMSMFILETEPAGYVLIAANEAEKGSNITVVDVKAVGAFGRLTLAGREGDVEEAAAAAMRAINHINNSAS
- a CDS encoding transcriptional regulator codes for the protein MKRVDLILSERELDAVIKAIDAAGAPGYSVLKHVTGKGPHGLVSDSMDFSGLGANAHVIVFCPEEVLPKLRQGIQPLLDYYGGVAFVAEAEAL
- a CDS encoding lipoate--protein ligase family protein, which translates into the protein MAAPSASPMPPLRLLPSTCRSGAWQMATDAWLLEQAAPSFRLYSWQRPTLSLGFHQGKVEAHWSELASAGVIDLVRRPSGGRAVLHAGEITYGLVWPGAPLGRKRAYGLACRWLLEAFAQLGHPLKPGSQASAMQPSNCFASGTAADLVDADGAKRIGSAQLWRRGCLLQHGSILVEPADGLWQQVFNAPPPRLARLPLGGSALQSLLIRSALTWLPTAGSGWTEGALSGAELAAIGARLGPYTEGLPIGRAGASPEASPEASIDRTTWGRARPSG
- the psaM gene encoding photosystem I reaction center subunit XII; its protein translation is MVSTLSLAEVLIALVVAAHAGVLAVRLCFSLYKA